A single genomic interval of Adhaeribacter pallidiroseus harbors:
- a CDS encoding M48 family metallopeptidase: protein MRGGLRYIIALLIAGFSLVTYWCKREENTVTGEMQHIDMTVDQEIALGLQAAPQMAAQYGGLHPDQQAAARVKEIGQRIVQQTDAGKTPYQFDFHLLADEQTINAFALPGGQVFITAGLLSKLKTEGQVAGVLGHEIGHVVARHSAQQLAKAKLTQGLAGAAGVATYDPDNPRSVAGPIAAAAIAKLMTLKYGRDDELQSDNLAVRFTTSAGYDPRAMVEVMNILASSRDGASSTPEFFQTHPNPENRITKIEQAISQEFPNGLPTGLTP from the coding sequence ATGAGAGGTGGTTTAAGATATATTATTGCCTTGCTTATTGCGGGCTTTTCGCTGGTAACGTATTGGTGCAAGCGCGAAGAAAATACCGTAACCGGCGAAATGCAGCACATTGATATGACCGTTGACCAAGAGATTGCCCTGGGTTTACAAGCCGCCCCCCAAATGGCTGCCCAATACGGGGGCTTACATCCCGATCAGCAAGCGGCGGCTCGCGTAAAGGAAATTGGCCAACGCATTGTGCAACAAACCGACGCGGGTAAAACACCCTACCAGTTTGATTTTCATTTACTGGCCGATGAACAAACCATTAATGCTTTTGCCTTACCGGGTGGCCAGGTATTTATTACAGCGGGGCTTTTAAGTAAACTAAAAACCGAGGGACAAGTAGCCGGCGTGCTGGGACACGAAATCGGGCACGTGGTCGCCCGCCATTCGGCCCAGCAATTAGCGAAAGCTAAACTTACGCAAGGGTTAGCCGGTGCCGCCGGGGTTGCCACTTATGACCCCGATAACCCGCGCAGTGTAGCCGGACCTATTGCTGCCGCCGCCATTGCTAAACTCATGACACTGAAGTATGGTCGGGATGATGAATTGCAATCTGATAACTTGGCGGTACGTTTTACAACCTCCGCCGGGTACGACCCAAGGGCCATGGTAGAAGTTATGAATATTCTGGCTTCTTCGCGCGACGGCGCTTCGAGCACCCCGGAATTTTTTCAAACTCATCCCAACCCGGAGAACCGAATAACTAAAATTGAACAAGCTATTAGTCAGGAATTCCCGAATGGTTTACCAACAGGTTTAACGCCGTAA
- a CDS encoding murein L,D-transpeptidase catalytic domain family protein: MSKKFLQFNTLLLVFYIFSAFSYSPAYSGNKNLLTATKVNDEISFAVKTQAFETYLLQVYEQAALDKTNLNLTVFRKAMVGYYNLQRNAHLVMKPLLTVIDFSRSSCQKRLWVIDLKTNKLLYHTWVAHGKGTGNEFARYFSNEPNSFKSSLGFYLTAQTYQGKHGLSLKLNGLDKNFNTNALARAVVMHGADYVSENFVKQHGRLGRSLGCPALPVKETPAIINKIKNNACLYIYGSDQKYASPYLTEATAIDSFATKFFALKSAS, from the coding sequence ATGAGCAAAAAGTTTTTACAGTTTAATACTCTTCTTTTAGTGTTCTATATCTTTTCGGCTTTCAGTTATTCGCCCGCTTACTCCGGCAATAAGAACTTGCTTACAGCTACAAAAGTTAACGATGAAATTTCTTTTGCCGTGAAAACACAAGCTTTTGAAACTTATTTACTACAAGTATATGAACAAGCTGCTTTAGATAAAACTAATTTAAACTTAACGGTTTTCCGGAAGGCCATGGTGGGCTATTATAATCTGCAACGAAACGCTCATTTGGTCATGAAGCCCTTGCTTACCGTTATTGATTTTAGCCGGTCGAGTTGCCAGAAACGCTTGTGGGTGATTGATTTAAAAACTAACAAATTACTGTACCATACGTGGGTAGCACACGGCAAAGGCACTGGTAATGAATTTGCCCGTTATTTTTCGAATGAGCCTAATTCGTTTAAAAGTAGTTTAGGCTTTTACCTAACCGCCCAAACCTACCAGGGAAAACACGGCTTATCTTTAAAGTTAAACGGTTTAGATAAAAACTTTAATACCAATGCGTTGGCGCGGGCCGTGGTTATGCACGGGGCCGATTACGTGAGCGAAAATTTCGTGAAACAACATGGCCGTTTGGGGCGTAGCCTGGGTTGTCCGGCTTTACCCGTAAAAGAAACACCGGCCATCATAAATAAAATTAAAAATAATGCTTGTTTATACATCTACGGCTCCGACCAAAAGTATGCTTCGCCTTACTTAACCGAAGCTACCGCTATTGACTCTTTTGCTACTAAATTCTTCGCTTTAAAATCTGCTTCGTAG
- a CDS encoding DUF4199 domain-containing protein, whose product MNATNPSVEKTGFRYGVYAAIAMMIYFLILKLFGLDKNDTVRFLAMIFIVVAATMGIYYFSKHKTKGMFYLNGLGIGFLVGLVGSVLYGIFLFLYSYFIDQNFMADLRLMDFFGSNLSPLMIFGANSLLGIMVGTFTGYITMMYFDRSRTEAKDF is encoded by the coding sequence ATGAATGCGACTAACCCTTCTGTTGAAAAAACCGGTTTCCGTTATGGTGTTTACGCAGCTATCGCCATGATGATTTACTTTCTTATTTTAAAGTTATTTGGCTTAGATAAAAACGATACGGTTCGTTTTTTAGCGATGATTTTTATTGTTGTTGCGGCCACAATGGGTATTTATTATTTTTCTAAGCACAAAACCAAAGGCATGTTTTACCTGAATGGGTTAGGCATTGGGTTTCTGGTGGGCTTAGTAGGATCAGTTCTTTATGGTATATTTTTGTTTTTATACTCGTACTTCATTGACCAAAACTTTATGGCCGATTTGCGGCTAATGGATTTCTTTGGCTCGAATCTTTCTCCTTTAATGATTTTTGGGGCAAATTCCTTATTAGGCATTATGGTAGGAACTTTTACGGGCTACATTACCATGATGTATTTCGACCGTTCGCGTACGGAAGCCAAGGATTTTTAA
- a CDS encoding ABC-F family ATP-binding cassette domain-containing protein has translation MISTSNVSLSYGKRTLFEDVTIKFAPGNCYGLIGANGAGKSTFLKILSGEIDPRTGRVEIPANQRMAVLKQNHFEFDDYPVIQTVIMGHKRLYDIMQEKDAIYAKADFTEEDGIRASELEGEFADLEGWNAENDAATLLSGLGIGEELHYSVVSDLSGNEKVRVLLAQALFGNPDILLLDEPTNHLDSESILWLENFLDQFNNTVIVVSHDRHFLDSVCTHVADIDFGKINLYAGNYTFWYESSQLALKQRSEANKKTEEKRKDLEEFIRRFSANASKSKQATSRQKLLNKLTLEDIKPSSRKYPHVQFKQEREAGNQLLSVEDIRKSADDGTLLFKDVTFTVEKKDKIAILGRNDLSASTLFKILMDEAQPDKGSFKWGTTTNVAIFPKDNAEYFNTDLNLVDWLRQYSVEKDESFIRGFLGRMLFSGEESLKKANVLSGGEKVRCMLSRMMLQSGNVLILDEPTNHLDLESITALNNGLKDFAGTVLFASHDMQFVDTIANRIIELTPKGIIDKRMRYEEYLADESIKELRQKMYA, from the coding sequence ATGATTAGTACGTCCAATGTAAGCTTATCGTACGGCAAGCGGACATTATTCGAAGATGTTACCATTAAGTTTGCGCCGGGCAATTGCTACGGTTTAATTGGCGCCAATGGCGCCGGTAAGTCTACTTTTTTAAAAATTCTTTCCGGCGAAATAGATCCCCGTACGGGCAGGGTGGAAATTCCGGCGAATCAGCGCATGGCGGTTTTAAAGCAGAACCACTTTGAGTTTGATGACTACCCGGTTATTCAAACCGTGATCATGGGCCACAAGCGCCTGTACGATATTATGCAGGAAAAAGACGCTATTTATGCCAAAGCCGATTTCACCGAAGAAGACGGTATTCGGGCGTCGGAGCTGGAAGGGGAATTTGCCGATCTGGAAGGCTGGAATGCCGAAAACGATGCGGCAACTTTACTCAGTGGCTTGGGCATTGGCGAAGAATTACATTATTCGGTGGTTAGTGATTTAAGCGGTAACGAAAAAGTGCGGGTTTTACTGGCGCAGGCCTTATTCGGCAATCCGGATATTTTACTACTCGATGAACCTACCAACCACTTGGATTCGGAGTCCATTTTGTGGCTCGAAAACTTTCTGGATCAGTTTAACAATACGGTGATTGTGGTGTCGCACGACCGGCATTTTCTGGATTCGGTTTGTACCCACGTGGCGGATATTGATTTTGGCAAAATTAATTTGTACGCGGGTAATTATACCTTTTGGTACGAATCGAGCCAATTAGCTTTAAAACAACGTTCCGAAGCAAATAAGAAAACCGAAGAAAAACGGAAAGATCTGGAAGAGTTTATTCGGCGTTTCAGCGCCAATGCCTCTAAATCCAAGCAAGCTACTTCGCGGCAAAAGTTGTTGAATAAACTTACCCTGGAGGATATTAAACCGTCGTCGCGCAAATACCCGCACGTGCAGTTTAAACAAGAGCGGGAGGCCGGTAACCAGTTATTAAGCGTAGAAGATATCCGCAAATCTGCGGATGATGGTACCCTGCTTTTTAAAGACGTAACTTTTACCGTTGAAAAGAAGGATAAGATCGCTATTTTGGGACGCAATGATTTATCGGCTTCTACGTTATTTAAAATATTAATGGACGAAGCGCAGCCCGATAAAGGCTCATTTAAATGGGGAACTACCACTAACGTGGCCATCTTTCCGAAAGACAATGCCGAATACTTTAATACCGATTTAAATTTAGTAGATTGGTTACGGCAATATTCCGTGGAAAAAGACGAAAGTTTTATTCGGGGTTTTCTGGGCCGCATGTTGTTCTCGGGCGAAGAATCGTTGAAAAAAGCCAATGTATTGTCGGGCGGTGAAAAAGTACGTTGCATGTTATCCCGGATGATGCTGCAAAGTGGTAATGTGCTTATACTGGATGAACCCACCAACCATTTGGACTTAGAATCGATTACGGCTTTAAACAACGGCTTAAAAGATTTTGCGGGCACGGTGTTATTTGCTTCGCACGATATGCAGTTTGTGGATACCATTGCTAACCGGATAATTGAATTAACACCCAAAGGCATTATCGATAAACGGATGCGCTACGAAGAATACCTGGCCGACGAATCCATTAAAGAATTAAGACAAAAAATGTATGCGTAA
- a CDS encoding lmo0937 family membrane protein — protein sequence MGNTLYLIAVVLIILWLIGFLGFPDAVGGLIHILLVIAVIAILLRLIRGA from the coding sequence ATGGGAAATACATTATATCTTATCGCGGTAGTACTGATAATTTTATGGTTGATTGGTTTTCTGGGCTTTCCGGATGCGGTGGGCGGATTGATTCACATCTTGCTCGTAATTGCCGTAATTGCCATTCTGTTACGATTGATCCGGGGAGCCTGA